The Kribbella shirazensis genomic interval CGGCAGATCGAGTCGGCGCGTATCGCGATGACCCGGCACATCAAGCGTGGCGGCAAGGTGTGGATCAACATCTACCCGGACCGTCCGCTGACCAAGAAGCCGGCCGAGACCCGGATGGGTTCCGGTAAGGGTTCGCCGGAGTGGTGGATCGCCAACGTGAAGGCCGGCCGCGTGATGTTCGAGCTGTCCGGTGTTCCGGAGGACATCGCTCGCGAGGCGATGCGCCGCGCGATCCACAAGTTGCCGATGAAGTGCCGCTTCATCACCCGAGAGGCAGGTGAGAACTGATGGCTACCCTGACCGCCGCCGAGCTGCGGAACCTGGGCCGGGACGAGCTGCTGAAGAAGCTCGGTGAAGCCAAGGAGGAGCTGTTCAACCTCCGGTTCCAGGCTGCCACGGGCCAGCTGGAGTCCCACGGCCGGCTGCGCGCCGTCCGCAAGGACATCGCCCGCATCTACACGGTGCTGTCGGAGCGTGCGCTCGGCATCACCGAGGAGGTCGACGCCCCGGCCGAGGCCGTGGCGGACGACGCCGCGGACGACAGTGAGAAGGCCAACGCATGACCGAGAACGTGAAGGACGAGACCGTGAGCACGACCACCGAGGCGCGAGGCCGCCGGAAGACCCGTGAGGGTCTGGTGCTGAGCGACAAGATGGACAAGACCGTCGTGGTTGAGGTCGAGGACCGGGTGAAGCACCACCTGTACGGCAAGGTCATCCGGCGTACCAGCAAGCTCAAGGCGCACGACGAGCAGAACGCCGCCGGTATCGGCGACCGCGTCCTCCTGATGGAGACCCGGCCGCTGTCGGCGACCAAGCGCTGGCGCGTCGTCGAGATCCTCGAGAAGGCCAAGTAGCTGTTGGCGGCTACTCGCCGGCAACCAACCGAAATTTATTCGTTCCGCAAGGCTCGCGTGAGTGAGAACCAGCGAGACAACCAGGAGATCAACAGATGATCCAGCAGGAGTCGCGACTGAAGGTCGCCGACAACACGGGCGCGAAGGAGATCCTTTGCATCCGCGTTCTCGGTGGCTCCGGTCGGCGCTACGCCGGTGTCGGGGACACGATCGTCGCCACCGTCAAGGACGCGATCCCCGGCGGTGGTGTGAAGAAGGGTGACGTCGTCAAGGCGGTCGTCGTGCGGACCGTGAAGGAGCGCCGGCGTCCGGACGGCTCCTACATCCGCTTCGACGAGAACGCCGCGGTGATCCTGAAGGCCGACGGCGAGCCGCGCGGCACCCGCATCTTCGGGCCGGTCGGCCGGGAGCTGCGTGAGAAGCGCTTCATGAAGATCATCTCGCTCGCACCGGAGGTGCTCTGAGATGGCCCAGAAGAAGCTGCATGTGAAGAAGGGCGATCAGGTCCGCGTGATCGCCGGTAGGTCCAAGGGCCTCGAGGGCAAGATCATCCAGGTCTTCCCGAACGACGAGAAGGTCATCGTCGAGGGCGTCAACCGGGTGAAGAAGCACACCAAGGTGCAGCAGGCCCAGCGCGGCGGCACCACCGGTGGCATCGTCACCCAGGAAGCCCCGATCCACGTCTCGAACGTGGCGCTTCTGGTCGAGGTCGAGAAGGACGGCAAGAAGCAGAAGGTGACCACCCGCGTCGGTTTCAACCGCGTCGAGGTGCAGAAGCGCCGTCCCGACGGTTCGACGTACACCGGTTACCGGAGCGTCCGGATCGCACGGCGTACCGGCGAGGAGATCTGATGACCACCGCAGTAACCGAGAACAAGATCCAGCCGCGGCTGAAGACGAAGTACCGCGAGGAGATCGTCGGCAAGCTGCAGGACGAGTTCCAGTACGCCAACGTCATGCAGGTGCCCGGGCTCACCAAGATCGTGGTGAACATGGGTGTCGGCGAGGCGGCCCGCGACTCGAAGCTGATCGAGGGCGCCGTCAAGGACCTGGCCGCGATCACCGGCCAGAAGCCGCAGGTCACCAAGGCCCGTAAGTCGATCGCGCAGTTCAAGCTGCGCGAGGGGATGCCGATCGGCGCCCACGTGACGCTGCGCGGCGACCGCATGTGGGAGTTCCTGGACCGGCTGCTGGCGCTCGCGCTGCCCCGGATCCGCGACTTCCGCGGCCTGTCCGCCAAGCAGTTCGACGGTACTGGGAACTACACCTTCGGTCTGACCGAGCAGGTGATGTTCCACGAGATCAACCAGGACCGGATCGACCGCGTCCGGGGCATGGACATCACCGTGGTGACCACCGCGAAGAACGACGACGAGGGTCGGGCCCTGCTGCGGGCGCTCGGCTTCCCGTTCAAGGAGAACTGACGTGGCGAAGACAGCACTCAAGGTCAAGCAGGCCCGGAAGCCGAAGTTCGCGGTGCGCGGCTACACGCGCTGCCAGCGCTGCGGCCGGCCGAAGGCGGTCTTCCGCAAGTTCGGCCTGTGCCGGATCTGCCTGCGGGAGATGGCGCACCGGGGCGAGCTGCCCGGTGTGACCAAGTCCAGCTGGTGACCGTCTCCACCCCCGAACTTCTCCCCATTCACCATCTAGTCACCGTAGGTCGCCGAACGGCGAAACCACGGCGGGAAAGAGGCCCCAGGCCATGACGATGACCGACCCGATCGCAGACATGTTGACGCGTCTGCGGAACGCCAACCAGGCGTACCACGAGTCGACCGCGATGCCGTACAGCAAGATCAAGCAGGGTATCGCCGACATCCTCCAGCAGGAGGGCTACATCGCCTCCTACAAGGTGGAGGACCCCAAGGAGGGGGCCGTCGGCAAGACCCTGATCGTCGACCTCAAGTTCGGCCCGAGCCGGGAGCGCTCCATCGCGGGCGTCCGCCGGATCTCGAAGCCGGGCCTGCGGGTCTACGCGAAGTCGACCAACCTGCCCAAGGTCCTCGGTGGCCTGGGCGTCGCGATCATCTCGACGTCCCAGGGACTGCTGACCGACAAGCAGGCCAAGAACAAGGGCGTCGGCGGGGAAGTCCTCGCCTACGTCTGGTGACGAAGAACCGGAAGGAGGACCACAGAAATGTCTCGCATCGGTAAGCTCCCGGTCTCGGTCCCGTCCGGCGTCGACGTCACGATCGACGGCCAGACGGTCACCGTGAAGGGTCCGAAGGGTCAGCTCTCGCACGTGGTGGCTGAGCCCATCGCGGTCGGCCGCGACGAGGACGGCTCGATCGCCGTGACCCGTCCGGACGACCAGCGCAAGAGCAAGGAACTGCACGGCCTGTCCCGCACCCTGATCGCCAACCTGGTCACTGGGGTCACGGACGGCTACGAGAAGAAGCTCGAGATCGTCGGCGTCGGGTACCGCGTCCTGTCCAAGGGACCGACCCAACTGGAGTTCTCGCTCGGCTACAGCCACACCATCACGGTGGACGCGCCGGAAGGCATCACGTTCAACGTGGAGGCGCCGACCCGGTTCTCGGTGATCGGCATCGACAAGCAGTCGGTCGGTGAGGTCGCCGCGAACATCCGCAAGCTGCGTAAGCCCGAGCCGTACAAGGGCAAGGGCGTGCGGTACGCCGGCGAGCAGGTGCGCCGCAAGGTCGGAAAGGCTGGTAAGTAACCATGGCGATCGGACTGCGTCAGCACAAGCACTCCGCCAAGAAGACGGCCTCCCGGCTGCGTCGCCAGATCCGGGTCCGGAAGAAGATCAACGGCACGGCCGACCGGCCGCGGCTGGTGGTCACCAAGTCGTCGAAGCACCTGTTCGCTCAGGTCATCGACGACGTGGCCGGCAAGACGCTGGTCTCCGCCTCCACCATGGAGGCCGACCTGCGCGGCGCGGAAGCCAACAAGACCGACAAGGCCAAGACCGTCGGCGGCCTGATCGCCGACCGGGCGAAGGCCGCCGGCATCGACTCGGTCGTCTTCGACCGGGCCGGGAACAAGTACCACGGCCGTATCGCGGCCCTGGCCGACGCCGCCCGCGAGGGCGGGCTCGGCTTCTGACAGGCGATCAAGGGAAGAAGGTAGTTCGAACATGAGCGGAGGCCAGCAGCGTCGCGGAGGCGGCGCCGGTGGTGAGCGCCGTGGTCGCGACGGGGGTCGCGGTCAGCAGGCGGACAAGACCGCCTACATCGAGCGCGTGGTAGCCATCAACCGGGTCGCCAAGGTCGTGAAGGGTGGTCGTCGCTTCAGCTTCACCGCCCTCGTGGTCGTCGGCGACGGTGAGGGCACCGTCGGTGTGGGTTACGGCAAGGCCAAGGAGGTGCCCGCGGCGATCGCCAAGGGTGTCGAGGAGGCCAAGAAGGCGTTCTTCAAGGTGCCGCGTATCCAGGGCACCATCCCGCACCCGGTCCAGGGCGAGAAGGCCGCCGGCGTGGTCATGCTGCGCCCGGCTGCTCCTGGTACCGGTGTGATCGCGGGTGGCTCGGCGCGCGCCGTACTGGAGTGCGCCGGGATCCACGACATCCTGAGCAAGTCGCTGGGCTCGTCCAACGCCATCAACGTGGTGCACGCCACGGTGGAGGCGCTGCGCAGCCTGGAGACCCCGGAGGCCGTGGCCGCGCGCCGTGGCCTGCCGGTCGAGGACGTCGCGCCGGCAGCGCTGCTGAAGGCGCGGGCGGAGGTGGCTTCCTGATGGCCCGCCTGAAGGTGACCCAGGTCCGTTCCGGTATCGGTGGCAAGCAGAACCAGCGGGACACGCTGCGCACCCTGGGCGTCAAGCGGATCGGCGACAGCGCCGTCCACGAGGACAAGCCCGAGGTTCGCGGCATGGTCCGTACGGTTCGCCACCTCATCACCGTCGAGGAGGTCGACTGACATGGCGCTCAAGGTTCACCACCTGCGTCCGGCGCCCGGTGCCAAGACCGCCAAGACCCGCGTGGGTCGTGGTGAGGGCAGCAAGGGCAAGACCGCCGGCCGCGGTACCAAGGGCAGCAAGGCGCGTAACAACATCCCCGAGTACTTCGAGGGTGGCCAAATGCCGCTGCACATGCGGCTCCCGAAGCTGAAGGGCTTCAAGAGCAGGAACCGGGTGGAGTTCCAGGTCGTTAACCTGGACAAGCTCGGACAACTGTTCCCCGAAGGTGGCGAGGTCGGCGTGGCCGACCTGGTCGCCAAGGGCGCGGTCCGTCGTGGTCAGCCGGTCAAGGTGCTGGGTGACGGCGAACTGACCGTGGCACTGCAGGTCTCGGCTCACAAGTTCTCCAAGTCCGCCACGGACAAGATCCAGGCGGCCGGGGGGACCACGACCGAGGTGTGACACGAGGTCCAGGGCTCGTAACGGCCGGTGCTTGATATCCTGCGCCGGTCGGACGGGCCCTGGTTCGTCTCTTGCCCAGCGGCTTAGCTAGGCCCCTGCCGTGCCCGCGGCAAGGGAAACTTGTGGGAGGACAGGGTGTTAGGCGCCTTCGCCAACGCGTTCAAGACTCCGGACCTGCGCCGGAAGATCTTGTTCGTGCTCTTCATCGTCGTGATCTTCCGGATCGGCTCCGTGGTGCCGGCCCCCGGGGTGAACGTTCAGTCCCTGGACACGTGTATCAAGATCACCCAGGGTGGCCAGAACGCCAACCTCTACAACCTGATCAACCTGTTCTCCGGTGGCGCACTGCTGCAGCTCGCGATCTTCGCGCTCGGCATCATGCCGTACATCACCGCCAGCATCATCCTGCAGCTGCTCACCGTGGTGATCCCGCGGCTGGAGTCGCTGAAGAAGGAAGGCCAGGCGGGGCAGGGCAAGATCACGCAGTACACCCGGTTCCTGACCGTCGGACTGGCGATCCTGCAGTCCACCGCCTTCGTGGCGCTGGCCCGGACGCCGGGCCGCCTGTTCCAGGGCTGCAACGAGCCGCTGCTCTACAAGGAC includes:
- a CDS encoding type Z 30S ribosomal protein S14, coding for MAKTALKVKQARKPKFAVRGYTRCQRCGRPKAVFRKFGLCRICLREMAHRGELPGVTKSSW
- the rplE gene encoding 50S ribosomal protein L5, which translates into the protein MTTAVTENKIQPRLKTKYREEIVGKLQDEFQYANVMQVPGLTKIVVNMGVGEAARDSKLIEGAVKDLAAITGQKPQVTKARKSIAQFKLREGMPIGAHVTLRGDRMWEFLDRLLALALPRIRDFRGLSAKQFDGTGNYTFGLTEQVMFHEINQDRIDRVRGMDITVVTTAKNDDEGRALLRALGFPFKEN
- the rplP gene encoding 50S ribosomal protein L16 codes for the protein MLIPRKVKHRKQHHPKRTGAAKGGTTLAFGDFGIQALESHYVTNRQIESARIAMTRHIKRGGKVWINIYPDRPLTKKPAETRMGSGKGSPEWWIANVKAGRVMFELSGVPEDIAREAMRRAIHKLPMKCRFITREAGEN
- the rpmD gene encoding 50S ribosomal protein L30; amino-acid sequence: MARLKVTQVRSGIGGKQNQRDTLRTLGVKRIGDSAVHEDKPEVRGMVRTVRHLITVEEVD
- the rpsH gene encoding 30S ribosomal protein S8; amino-acid sequence: MTMTDPIADMLTRLRNANQAYHESTAMPYSKIKQGIADILQQEGYIASYKVEDPKEGAVGKTLIVDLKFGPSRERSIAGVRRISKPGLRVYAKSTNLPKVLGGLGVAIISTSQGLLTDKQAKNKGVGGEVLAYVW
- the rpmC gene encoding 50S ribosomal protein L29; this encodes MATLTAAELRNLGRDELLKKLGEAKEELFNLRFQAATGQLESHGRLRAVRKDIARIYTVLSERALGITEEVDAPAEAVADDAADDSEKANA
- the rplO gene encoding 50S ribosomal protein L15; its protein translation is MALKVHHLRPAPGAKTAKTRVGRGEGSKGKTAGRGTKGSKARNNIPEYFEGGQMPLHMRLPKLKGFKSRNRVEFQVVNLDKLGQLFPEGGEVGVADLVAKGAVRRGQPVKVLGDGELTVALQVSAHKFSKSATDKIQAAGGTTTEV
- the rpsE gene encoding 30S ribosomal protein S5, which produces MSGGQQRRGGGAGGERRGRDGGRGQQADKTAYIERVVAINRVAKVVKGGRRFSFTALVVVGDGEGTVGVGYGKAKEVPAAIAKGVEEAKKAFFKVPRIQGTIPHPVQGEKAAGVVMLRPAAPGTGVIAGGSARAVLECAGIHDILSKSLGSSNAINVVHATVEALRSLETPEAVAARRGLPVEDVAPAALLKARAEVAS
- the rplX gene encoding 50S ribosomal protein L24, whose translation is MAQKKLHVKKGDQVRVIAGRSKGLEGKIIQVFPNDEKVIVEGVNRVKKHTKVQQAQRGGTTGGIVTQEAPIHVSNVALLVEVEKDGKKQKVTTRVGFNRVEVQKRRPDGSTYTGYRSVRIARRTGEEI
- the rplF gene encoding 50S ribosomal protein L6, with translation MSRIGKLPVSVPSGVDVTIDGQTVTVKGPKGQLSHVVAEPIAVGRDEDGSIAVTRPDDQRKSKELHGLSRTLIANLVTGVTDGYEKKLEIVGVGYRVLSKGPTQLEFSLGYSHTITVDAPEGITFNVEAPTRFSVIGIDKQSVGEVAANIRKLRKPEPYKGKGVRYAGEQVRRKVGKAGK
- the rplN gene encoding 50S ribosomal protein L14 translates to MIQQESRLKVADNTGAKEILCIRVLGGSGRRYAGVGDTIVATVKDAIPGGGVKKGDVVKAVVVRTVKERRRPDGSYIRFDENAAVILKADGEPRGTRIFGPVGRELREKRFMKIISLAPEVL
- the rpsQ gene encoding 30S ribosomal protein S17, whose product is MTENVKDETVSTTTEARGRRKTREGLVLSDKMDKTVVVEVEDRVKHHLYGKVIRRTSKLKAHDEQNAAGIGDRVLLMETRPLSATKRWRVVEILEKAK
- the rplR gene encoding 50S ribosomal protein L18, giving the protein MAIGLRQHKHSAKKTASRLRRQIRVRKKINGTADRPRLVVTKSSKHLFAQVIDDVAGKTLVSASTMEADLRGAEANKTDKAKTVGGLIADRAKAAGIDSVVFDRAGNKYHGRIAALADAAREGGLGF